The sequence below is a genomic window from Penaeus monodon isolate SGIC_2016 chromosome 14, NSTDA_Pmon_1, whole genome shotgun sequence.
TTTCATCAATTTGGATttagataatataacatatagtatttcATGTATcgattgttacatatatataagaaaatgcaACCGTATCAATATGAATCAGCTATAAATACTATCGATCcgtaatagtatttttatatctgaaatactgaggtattttatatatcatacatgaaaaagaaattatatgtatatatatactgaaatccAAAAGTTTGATATTGAGGGAGTGGTGATActaacttttttatattctacCTAGAGGTAACTATATTGAATATTTACAAATTATCCTTCTGATTcaccaacatacaatatataaatctatatctatatatattcttataattagcTTCATATCATTtcctattataatattaatatataaatgatattatatatccatttatttgataTGATTCATAAATATTCTTGATCCTCGCCGAACGCGCTGGCGTACCTGCCCGCGAACGGCGCCTCGCACGAGAGTGCGACGAGGCCGAGAGCCTCCGGGCGGCGCCGCAGAACACCTCCCGCGGCGCCGTCACCCTCTCATGGGCGCCTCCCGAGGACCCCAACGGCGGCGTGGTCGCCTACATCATCAAGCTGCGAGGCGTGAGTACCAGCGCGATCCGTTCAGGGCGAGGGTCGTTGTGCAGGGGCGGGGAGgcagggggtaaggggtaagggggagaggtgCCCGGTTTCGTTCGTGACGCTGTGAGGGCATCGGGTGAAGGAGAGTGAAAGCTCTTGACCTTTCGTTCATGATGCGAGAGTGAATGCGGGGAAGCAACTGTCGTGTGAGCAAAGGGCGGAGAGATTATGAGGTTGTGAGGGTCCAGAGGAGAATGAATGCGGGGAAAGGCAATGGTCGTTGGGTGTGAGAGGAAAAACAAGGATTCCACATGCAAGGAAGCTGGTTTCTCCTCCTTAATTCTTTTGTGATTACGTTAGCATGATGAATATGAAATATCTTATATTACTTATTCATACTTCAATGGAGTAAAAAAAAGCAGACcacacacttttctctctctcttttatggctCTTTCTGCGCAGAGCTTGTCGATGGAGCGATGCGTCAGCGGGCAGCAGTTCGAGGCGCAGGGCAGGAAGTACGACCTGCGTGACCTCTCTCCGGGGAACTACTCCGCGTGGGTCAAGGTCAGGTCGAAGGCGAGGTACGGCAACTTCTCGCCGTCGGCGTCCTTCGTCATCGCTGTGAGTTCTGTGGGAGGCTCAGTACTGGGCTGTGGGTCTCGAGGGATCTTTCTGGTTCTGCCTCTGTTtgcctttatctatctctatctctatccccgtttctgtctctgtcgcgagttctatctctatctctatccccatTTTTGTCTCTGTCGCGagttctatctctatctccatcattctatctatctgtctgtctgtcagtctttctctctctctctctctctctctctctctctctctctctctccctctctctctcttctctctctgtctatcttcttctctctattttctatcttctactatcgtctatctatcgcttctcatctctcctctctctctctttctctctcttctctctttctgtctctccatctttttctctctgtctgctgtctcttccctctctctcctctctctctctctctctcctctctctctcttcttctctctctctctctcttctctctctcatcatctctctctactcttctctcttctctcgtctctcttctcttctctctctctctctctcatctcatctcaacatgaaaactacaattaagtatcatgctgtgaccacggcggctcaaacatgattaacgttaaaaaaaaaatatatatattatatgtatgtttggtgtattgttatactattttattatattatattatatattatattatatataaataaatatatatatatatatatatatatatatatatatatatatatattgtgcgtcttgtgttgtttgttggtgtgttgtttttatgtgtttgtgtgttgtttgttgtgttgttgtagtgcgtacgtatgtgtggtggggtgtgtgtgtgtggtgtgtgtgtgtgtgtgtgtgttgtgtgtgtgcgtgtgtgtgtgcgtgtgtgtgtgtgtgcgtgtgtgtatactacatatatatatatatatatatatatatatatatatatatatatatatatatatatatatatatatatatatatatatatatattatatatatatatatatcttctttagtCATGAGTACTGGATTCGTTGTACTCTCGTTctgcacgatatatatatattttttttttttttgggggggagtactGACGTTCACCGAATAACCTGCATTCGGAAGATAAGCGTTTGtcagtgagaaaaaaggaagattgcATGAAAAGTCACACTGCTTCACGCACGCCATGTCTTGCATTGGTTGTTGCAGTGATAAATTATTTACGATTCTTGCAACTGAATGTCAAGTTGCCGAACggttaataatcaaaataataatgaaagctttATCCGATGCTATAGTGCCTTTGTGCATACGAAAACACATACATGGTTGATTAGCAGAAttcacaagaagaaaaaaacaattataatcataagaataacatTGACTAGACTTGAATACACGAACTTACAGACATGCAACTGATTCTTCATCGCCTTTTATATTGTGcaatataaataggaaaaaatccTGTacttccttcactcccccccacgcccctccccccccccctcctgcaggACGACCCCCTCTCGCCGGACTTCTCCCTGGCGCTCACCTCGTCCCTGCTGGGCGTGGTGGGCGCCGTGCTGGCCGCCGTCACCTGCTGCTGCTGGAGGCGATGCCGGGGGCGCCGCGCCATCCCGGACACGGCTCGAGAAGGTCGACTTCAACCCCTACTATAGAGGTGGGCGGGGAAAgtaggggggggttaggggtcgGGGAAagcttgttgttgctgttgaccattttttttttttttttagattattattagggGTGTGTGACTGTTGTTGGTGACCGGTGCTGCGTTAGGTTTTtagcttattattagtatcattaggactatgttattagtgttattagtattattagtatcatttgtatcataattatcagtattgttattactaatggtAGTATTTGCATTAGTATTAGAACTTGAAGTAAAACCATTGcttataaaatcatcatcatcatcattattaaaatacctgtaccaaaaaaatctttcaatcaTCCATAATCAGTTGCAACAAATCTGCAATTGCACACAAAAGATAATCTACTTAAAAGAAGCGCCGAAATCGTGATGAAAAGAAACTAAAATTCGATTCATCATTTTGAGAAAGATTTCGCAAAGGATAGTGTCACACCGAGGGACCTTACAGCACTCTCTTGCCCCGACTCAGATTtgatttaaatatgtttttaagtACGAATagatttgtttattatcatatatatatatatatatatatatatatatatatatatatatatatattatatatatattatatatattatatatatatatataatatatatataacaattattatattttatctcttctctttttttataatgaaaattttttttaacttgtatGTTTTAAAAGAATGGAATTGTAAGTATTCCGCATGGTATCCTACGCTTAGCAAATCAATcacttataaattttttattttttattgcgatAAAATTaacatgaaacaataaaaataccgtAATATTTTCAGACCAGCCATATGCATAATCTATAAACAGTCATAATCTACATTCAGTTTAAAAGATTAATTAagatcaacattaacattaaatcaaattaaaattgaTCTCAATTCATAATTCTATATAATGCAGTTAGAATTTAATCTAAAAGTCGTTACAAACGTTATTACTAGACATAAGCACAATATCATAAACGAAACTTTTGATTTCTAATACACTACAAAGACAGTGAATCATGAAAAGACTATTTTGTATTCCTGATTAAATTAAAGCACTGCCAGGGAATCACCGAAAAAAATAAGTCGACCATTTTCTTTCAAAGCGCTCAACTACATACGGCCAATAAATATCGACAACATTTGTCTTTCAAATGTCTCATAACTATCTCATAATTTATcgcccttttttatcattctccttttattttcaatCTTTTTATATTGATGTTTTATAGCCTGACgtggcagagagaggaaagaaatgttgcaattcatttttttatgagttGAGCTTGCATGGAGTCagttttaataatgatagatgTTATACGGTTTTCTCATACATTTATAGACCAAATTGACCAATGCAGGAAtggaagaataagataataacatcAACCAAAGCATATACCACATTCATTACTATTCACATGCAACATCAATTACAAACACTATGCTCATGCAACATAAACTTTTCCCATAACTATACAAAACACACTGCACATACAACACGTACCATTTTGATTACCAGAGAGAACACACACTGTATAGATACATTTCAGACGATCACCATTGCCACACGCACAACTTTAAAAACCGAACTCATATTATGCCTATAACTAAACatacacttccccccccccccttccttccacccgcactttctcctcccccatctcccgccctccgccctcccactcaccctacctcaccctccccccccccagagggCTTCGCCCCGGCCGAGATGTTCCGCGAGGAGTTCCTGTTCTGGCGCGACGACCTCCGCGTGCGGCTGGACCGGCCGCTCGGCCACGGCTTCTTCGGGATGGTGTTCTTGGGCGAGCTGGCCCGCGGCGGCGCGGCCACGCGCGTCGCCGTCAAGACGCACGGCGAGGCGGCGTCGGCGGACGAGATCCTGCAGTTCCTGAAGGAGGCGGCGCTCATGCAGTAGGACGCGCGGCCTCTCCCTGccgcctctctttcctcctctcttccgcttcgcagctctctcttctccttctcttccttccgttctccttttctctctttctccgttttctctttctcctgtttctctacttctttcctcttttcttctactcTCTGTTTCTTacccgttttctcttttctcctatttttctcactctctttatctctttctcttctacttctcctgtttctcttccctctctttctttctttgtatttatttcagCATCTTATTAACTTCAATATGCATAATATTCATCTTAATTATATAATGCAACTTCCACGTTTATTTTATTCATCGTCATATGCAATGGCTGCCGGTGGCGTCCTCTCTATTgccctttattcttttattttttaattctctaatcttttatcattctattattctattattttactattttactaatttatcattttatcattttatcattttatcatttattattttatcatttattatttttatcattttatcattttatcattttatcattttatcattttatcatgtcatcatcttatcattttattattttatcatgtcatcattctatcattttatcattgattTGACAATAGTATTCTCTTAACATGAGAGGAATACGGGCTCATTGGTCCAGAGACGTGACAAAAAGAGTATCATGGTGCAGGTGTGTAAAGATACACTGGTTGATTGATATGGTTGATTGACTGAGtgatagactgattgattgagTGACTGGATAACTGGTTGATTGATATGGTTGATTGACAGGTTGACTGAATTTCTGGTTCATTGATTGATTCATTCATTAATGAAATAACTTGATTGGTTGATTTATTTTCTGGgtgattgattggttgattgacTGAGTGACTAATTGACTGACCGGTTGATTaattgactgattgatagatgggtatatagatagatatattgactgATTGATTCAGACAGAGCTTATTAGATACATGAACAAGTAACTATATAGTAAagtaaagataaacagacagaaggagagagagagagagagagagagagagagagactgatagatatataaacaagtaaataatgaaTTCAAATATTCACGAGAATATTCTGAAACTATAGGCAAAATCCGCCATCAGAATATATAAAGTCTGGCACACAAACGAACTTACTAATGCGTCTTTTTTCATGTGAAAGGTGATATTCTTTTCCTAAAACCTTTATTTGAGAACTTTCTCCTGCGATGACAGAGCAAATGACAGATTATTAGCTCAACTAAAGATGAAAACACCAGCTGATTTCGGCGCCTCGTTCGGTTTAAAATTATCTAAGAACTTTCATGGTCAACAGCAGATTGCCAAGCAAATCGACTAAATTAATCATACTTAGGCACGGTGCCTGTCCCGCCCATGAAGGGTGCCAGCAGTAATCCGCCCGGCACTGTTTGAGACTGCCAAATTATGCTTTGTTTGCATACGCTGGAATCTGAGTTATGATGAGACCCCTTTCTGAGAGCAGTGCCCAGGCGGGGTAAGGGAGAGGTAGATGCCCACCCTACTATAGGTCTTGTTCCCCTAGGCTACGCCTCCTAACATTTTAGTTCGTATAAATTTTCGTAAATCATAGATCTCCATTGCTTCCCACAAATTCAGTTCACGAAACAAAGGTAGACTAATGACATGAATCACAAATGTCATCGCTCTCTAAGATGCAAGCTTTGCATATTTTCCCTCGTACCCACTAccactatctctcctcctcccc
It includes:
- the LOC119580895 gene encoding uncharacterized protein LOC119580895, producing the protein MERCVSGQQFEAQGRKYDLRDLSPGNYSAWVKVRSKARYGNFSPSASFVIADDPLSPDFSLALTSSLLGVVGAVLAAVTCCCWRRCRGRRAIPDTAREGRLQPLL